Proteins from a genomic interval of Crassostrea angulata isolate pt1a10 chromosome 7, ASM2561291v2, whole genome shotgun sequence:
- the LOC128157536 gene encoding myomegalin-like isoform X8, translating into MNRSKQYDATLPLSVEDSLNTDKLQMDLTAGPYLEYPDGTVPMVTKMNTGRMSPVRSRTMKEYDSQITDLKKENFNLKLRIYFMEERMQQRLGDGDDVFKINIELKVEVETLKKELKEKQELLKKASEAIEALAAKREEDLQEIREELEQEMSSTRARLEEEVECKKKEVEASQKSLQEATHQLTDLENRNEQLVMEIRHLEQSKEIQLQSLKEDLDAQKRELTAQIAENQQNLGEMDHLLKMKEDLEERVESLEKELSRKDRDMEHLSYIVKDTTQVESQSFLAPRHLQDEVDDQKSELSTLKSKVEDLKEDANKKNEMIGKLEDLLKANEEEKKDALKKLKESENKLQKQNDLQPLWDSTVKGLHQDLKKRNKEVDDLKDKLERKEEELRQCQDDLHSMSVKKQKNLLKNLGKKEGELEGFKELLNKAETALRQSEDAVQDLQCQLKKEKEIASEDYKSQHLQFKVDDFEAQLQTKDKIIQQLTEGLKDKERQMQQCMEIFRPTPQEDGSVKDKWIRELQSRLQEKENAVEESLNEKMKLADEKDAEIRQLKREIRDKEHEMDRANQMLLTAEQTIECLEKEGDEKDKTLKQLTNALKAAQQSLEDAVAEHKQEMQKKKDEIERLKKEITVPDVESKGSENADTMNSLLRKLRDKDEDLLKQAEKHDNEINKLDKEIHNLKAELAKVQRELQAVENRCGWSEKRNQDTLDDLRETIKEKDKMIQALVASGQDKERLIGDLQGVNTPVDVVSLQNQLEKLKNELQDKNDLLDSWRFSENDQVTSEQMDNLKSELEAAKDDLRKAFRREEIIQQELYDHRQKFPTQGGERHKVEIEVRNVCEHHSEGSPGQTGQGQTEDEGQKLKSALEKQLSELEKLSEAIKRERQIIQDLNEIEPKINGAFDNDLETELKKVQDLRKELETVLDKNNKMTTNLQQQYIMYKRKFSDDYTTGMVSELTSDLDGLKRELEQKKHENNTLLAQLYDIQYNHRDHDMLHEGVQTSPRSENRWSMSSSTSSSSSPEFDVPLNRQTLSDMSAPMLRRYIRQIQKQLDISSHEKEELQERLNLSQRVNAREIPGKNEDDFNSVPHLRMEVQSLQSKLSAVESDLKVLRKKFGLEENSPCKYSELPNVFDLQRENVKLKNDYQNAMEKVSCLQEQINNSLRMQRGKFDKHSQTVAWSGLIPALGPKSLDLKCQNKKNSSQIPRPHKPGHPMNGDQLHLKKPEILREMLSESKNRISDLEAKLEATEGTVRIQTQKMKHYKAILQEHGLVAKSPCVSRSHSETNLAAAMATASKIPVRKRAMSIEHLHSIDINQPNGQSRHGSDSSEGSQEETLLPSQTLVNLQERISVLQQDLQETKDNNSKLQQKISAQQNSEQVIAELKTQLGQSREAIDSLEKQLKSYQGSSMQEVLELQRDEIAGLRRRLCDSQNSCVQLNQWLGDLSGVLEGLRDGEGQYASIKQKVQQTRKVAKSLSHILDSDSDDSGNEGCPPQSNHSPVKSPKKEAKRLAEELESKEAEIKSLKEELEEKKSFIGRLNTNLLVAQRQLLIWQDCGKGSSTSGTSAADGNVFESGRQGPREGFLRDSLSPSSQTSNRLAGEQDTSIEKVRHGSGMTQSSRRSSEDIEVQDTTVTSTHTQGSVHSRRDRIRDMDKVDSGRKDNVPYGMFGFCSDERLYGNARFADRDMFEQSLSMNGHGEMSFLENKDFYEDVSKFSELDDTRVTQRSSFMNRSAAVQTEEVHQLKSRLNVMEDLNKTLKDELEAYENLCSSVGIKSSPRKSPRKSTDDSDLLREHLSEIRALRIKLEKSLKDSEKLSQKLQQDMEESHTSNNTTNVYMYTQHQAHINELQRAIDKLKAQLREKENCITEKITIIREKERIIHDSKTVITGKDEKINEILKEKEELKLSNQQTLVVQQRRIEKQDETMRQLRDKLELQVESLHQQESKLKEQYEVIQKQELQLTQVQDKLSVKESTLEKQYELLHQQDLQIDKQRELINQKDQTYRSLEEELESTTAKLQQLQRVATTTTDEESAEQWRKEAQGLREQMERLEKTVSSQNKKMRQQEQWLTEKDKTNYKLQQIRDRLDDNLKKSAKEIKRLKEEMRTLRDQVQENKDLNKTLKLELSVYEKLENTENQGWSNGDGKSGGFDMREFLTEIRHLRSQLERCIDTNNELRKKLEEHLVAKNQRQRVSMTNVYYAKDPSPVTSQGTDAPDGLPSTEQMSGGFKVRHESVEIMRGTADHDSMNSVSQDSCISDCASGTSSNFGKPGFGISTWPLTADNPLQAMKSKSSPGGTLDRVDLSVMSTKLHHSDGNLSYHVDDPPCLVAEMTSHRVDSDLRTLFAIGKLDDYEKLKKECGETSVVLKGMEARIQERLKIFRNMSPRENMEYSTLKELSLSVENLRICLNEEKSLLSCFWTSSLPKEGVESKLLFENESLKNELLAIKSKYSFLSQFVQSAEERLHATNQQKQNMEDFIYRQLKKTTKVMVHARGNFEKNLLQYGMTEKQEDSRRKRGYSGDPPVCKDK; encoded by the exons atgaatagGTCAAAGCAGTACGACGCAACCTTGCCACTAAGTGTTGAAGACAG CTTGAACACAGATAAATTACAGATGGATCTGACCGCTGGACCATACCTAGAGTACCCTGATGGGACTGTGCCAA TGGTGACGAAAATGAACACTGGTCGGATGTCGCCTGTTCGGTCTCGCACCATGAAAGAATACGACTCG CAAATTACAGACTTGAAGAAAGAGAACTTTAATTTAAAGTTAcggatttatttcatggaagagAGAATGCAGCAGAGATTAGGGGATGGAGATGATGTGTTTAAAATT aatatTGAACTAAAAGTGGAAGTAGAGACCttgaaaaaagaattgaaagaaaaacaagagtTACTGAAAAAGGCATC GGAAGCGATAGAAGCCCTGGCCGCCAAGCGAGAGGAAGACCTGCAAGAAATCCGAGAGGAGCTAGAGCAGGAAATGTCGAGCACCAGGGCCAGACTGGAGGAGGAGGTGGAGTGTAAAAAGAAG GAGGTAGAAGCTTCCCAGAAGTCTCTACAAGAGGCCACTCACCAGCTGACCGATCTGGAGAACAGGAATGAACAGCTGGTGATGGAAATCCGGCATCTGGAGCAATCCAAGGAAATCCAGCTTCAG TCACTGAAAGAGGATTTGGATGCTCAAAAAAG GGAACTAACAGCTCAGATAGCAGAGAATCAGCAAAACCTGGGAGAGATGGACCATCTCCTGAAGATGAAGGAAGACCTAGAGGAGAGGGTGGAATCCCTGGAAAAGGAACTCTCCCGGAAAGACCGCGATATGGAG CATTTGTCATATATTGTCAAAGACACCACACAGGTAGAGAGTCAGTCCTTCCTGGCCCCCCGCCACCTACAG GATGAGGTGGATGATCAGAAATCTGAATTGTCTACCTTGAAATCCAAAGTGGAAGATCTCAAGGAAGATGCTAacaagaaaaatgaaatgatcgGA AAACTGGAAGATCTGCTGAAAGCCAATGAGGAAGAAAAGAAA gaTGCACTTAAAAAACTTAAAGAGTCAGAAAACAAATTGCAAAAGCAGAACGACTTACAGCCACTATGGGACTCGACGGTTAAAGGGCTGCATCAGGacttgaaaaaaagaaacaaggaG GTTGATGACCTGAAAGACAAACTGGAGAGGAAGGAGGAGGAGCTACGACAGTGCCAGGATGACCTGCACTCCATGTCAGTCAAGAAGCAGAAG AACTTGCTGAAAAACCTGGGTAAGAAGGAGGGCGAGCTGGAGGGGTTCAAGGAGCTGCTAAACAAGGCGGAGACAGCTCTACGGCAGAGTGAGGATGCTGTACAG GATCTTCAGTGCCAGcttaagaaagaaaaagagattGCTTCAGAGGACTACAAATCTCAACACCTACAG TTTAAGGTGGATGATTTTGAGGCTCAGCTACAGACCAAGGACAAGATCATCCAGCAGCTGACAGAGGGACTGAAGGACAAGGAGCGGCAGATGCAGCAGTGTATGGAGATCTTCAGACCCACCCCACAG GAGGACGGCTCTGTGAAAGACAAATGGATCCGAGAGTTGCAGAGTAGGCTCCAGGAGAAGGAGAATGCTGTAGAG GAATCGCTGAATGAGAAAATGAAGTTAGCTGATGAGAAGGATGCAGAAATTCGGCAGTTGAAGCGTGAAATTCGTGACAAAGAGCATGAGATGGATCGAGCCAATCAGATGTTGCTGACAGCAGAACAGACCATCGAG tGTCTAGAGAAGGAGGGAGATGAAAAAGACAAGACACTGAAACAGCTGACAAATGCACTGAAGGCGGCTCAGCAGTCTCTAGAG GATGCAGTGGCAGAACACAAGCAGGAGATGCAGAAGAAAAAAGATGAGATAGAAAGATTGAAGAAAGAAATAACAGTACCAGATGTGGAATCAAAG ggATCAGAGAATGCAGATACAATGAATAGCTTGCTGAGGAAATTACGCGACAAAGACGAAGACTTGCTGAAACAGGCAGAAAAACACgacaatgaaataaacaagCTGGACAAGGAAATTCACAACCTTAAAGCAGAGCTTGCCAAGGTTCAGAGAGAACTCCAG gcTGTGGAAAACCGGTGTGGGTGgtctgaaaaaagaaatcaagatACCCTGGATGATTTAAGAGAGACGATAAAAGAAAAGGATAAAATGATACAG GCATTAGTTGCTAGTGGACAAGATAAAGAGAGACTAATTGGTGATCTTCAAGGTGTAAACACACCAGTAGATGTTGTCAGCCTCCAGAATCAGCTAGAAAAACTCAAAAATGAACTGCAGGACAAAAATG ATTTGCTTGATTCCTGGCGATTCAGTGAAAATGATCAAGTTACCAGTGAGCAAATGGACAATCTGAAATCGGAACTGGAGGCAGCTAAAGACGATCTAAGGAAGGCCTTTAGGAGGGAGGAAATCATTCAACAAGAACTG TATGACCATAGACAGAAATTTCCCACGCAGGGAGGAGAGAGGCACAAGGTGGAGATAGAGGTGCGGAATGTGTGTGAGCATCACTCCGAGGGCAGCCCTGGACAGACGGGTCAAGGTCAAACGGAGGATGAAGGTCAAAAG TTAAAGAGTGCACTTGAAAAACAACTGTCAGAGCTAGAGAAGTTAAGTGAGGCCATCAAAAGGGAAAGACAAATCATACAGGACTTGAATGAAATTGAACCAAAAATAAATGG TGCTTTTGATAATGATTTGGAGACAGAGTTGAAAAAAGTGCAAGATTTGCGAAAAGAATTGGAGACCGTTCTGGATAAGAACAACAAGATGACAACCAACTTGCAACAGCAGTACATAATGTATAAAAGGAAGTTCAGTGATG ATTACACGACTGGAATGGTGAGTGAGTTGACCTCTGACCTGGATGGACTGAAGAGAGAACTAGAGCAGAAGAAGCATGAGAACAACACCCTGCTGGCTCAACTGTACGACATCCAGTACAACCACAGGGACCACGACATGCTGCACGAGGGGGTGCAGACATCCCCACGGAGCGAGAATCGCTGGAGCATGTCCTCCAGTACTAGTTCCTCATCCTCGCCGGAGTTTGACGTTCCTCTGAATCGGCAGACCTTGTCAGACATGAGTGCTCCTATGCTGAGGCGCTACATCCGACAAATCCAGAAGCAGCTCGATATCTCTTCACACGAGAAGGAGGAGCTTCAGGAGAGGTTGAATCTGTCGCAGAGAGTGAATGCTCGGGAAATTCCAGGAAAGAATGAGGATGATTTTAACAGTGTTCCCCATCTCAGAATGGAGGTTCAGAGTTTGCAGAGCAAGTTGTCTGCAGTAGAGAGTGATTTGAAAGTGTTGAGAAAGAAGTTTGGTTTAGAGGAGAACAGTCCATGTAAATATTCTGAACTGCCAAATGTGTTTGATCTTCAAAGAGAAAATGTGAAATTGAAGAACGATTATCAAAATGCGATGGAGAAGGTATCTTGTTTGCAAGAACAGATAAATAATTCTTTGAGAATGCAAAGGGGAAAATTTGATAAACACAGTCAAACTGTGGCTTGGAGTGGCTTGATTCCAGCTTTGGGACCGAAATCATTGGACTTGAAATGCCAGAATAAAAAGAACTCGAGTCAAATACCTCGACCCCACAAACCAGGCCATCCCATGAATGGAGATCAACTACATCTAAAAAAACCTGAAATCCTAAGAGAAATGTTATCCGAGTCTAAAAATAGAATCAGTGACCTGGAGGCTAAACTAGAGGCCACAGAGGGTACGGTTAGAATACAAACACAGAAGATGAAGCACTACAAGGCCATTCTCCAGGAGCACGGCCTAGTGGCCAAAAGTCCATGTGTCAGCCGATCTCATAGCGAGACCAATCTTGCTGCTGCCATGGCAACTGCCTCCAAAATCCCTGTCCGAAAAAGAGCAATGTCCATTGAGCACCTCCATTCTATCGACATTAACCAACCTAATGGACAAAGCAGACAT GGTAGTGACAGCAGTGAGGGGTCACAGGAGGAAACCCTGCTCCCCTCCCAGACACTGGTCAACCTCCAGGAGAGAATATCCGTGCTTCAGCAGGACCTGCAGGAGACCAAGGACAACAACTCCAAACTACAGCAGAAGATCTCAGCCCAGCAGAACTCGGAGCAAGTCATTGCAGAGCTCAAAACCCAGCTGGGACAGAGCAGAGAGGCCATTGACTCCCTGGAAAAGCAACTGAAGTCATACCAGGGCTCATCAATGCAGGAGGTGCTGGAACTGCAGAGAGACGAAATAGCTGGTCTGAGGAGAAGGTTATGTGATTCCCAGAACTCCTGTGTGCAGTTGAACCAATGGCTTGGGGATCTAAGTGGAGTTCTTGAGGGGCTGAGAGATGGGGAGGGACAGTATGCCAGCATCAAGCAGAAAGTCCAGCAGACCAGAAAAGTGGCCAAGTCACTGTCTCACATCCTAG ATTCTGACAGTGATGATTCTGGAAATGAAGGTTGTCCTCCCCAGAGCAATCACTCACCTGTGAAGTCACCCAAGAAAGAAGCAAAAAG GCTTGCAGAAGAATTGGAGTCCAAGGAAGCAGAAATCAAATCATTGAAGGAAGAACTAGAAGAGAAGAAATCCTTCATCGGTCGACTTAACACCAACCTACTGGTCGCCCAGAGACAGTTGTTAATCTGGCAGGATTGTGGAAAGGGTTCATCCACGTCAGGCACCAGTGCTGCTGACGGAAACGTCTTTGAGAGTGGTCGGCAAGGGCCCAGGGAGGGATTCCTGAGAGACAGCCTGTCCCCCTCCTCCCAGACCTCCAACAGACTGGCAGGGGAGCAGGACACATCCATAGAGAAAGTCAGGCACGGCAGTGGTATGACTCAGAGTTCCCGAAGGTCCTCTGAAGACATCGAAGTGCAGGACACCACGGTGACTTCGACTCATACGCAGGGGTCTGTGCATTCCCGGAGAGACCGTATCCGAGACATGGATAAAGTGGATTCAGGAAGGAAGGATAATGTTCCTTACGGGATGTTTGGTTTTTGTTCGGATGAGCGTTTATATGGTAATGCAAGGTTTGCCGATAGAGACATGTTTGAGCAAAGTCTTTCTATGAATGGACATGGTGAAATGTCGTTCTTAGAAAATAAAGACTTCTACGAGGATGTCAGTAAATTCAGTGAGCTGGACGACACTCGTGTGACACAGCGTTCAAGTTTCATGAACAGGAGTGCGGCTGTTCAAACAGAAGAGGTTCATCAACTGAAATCCCGCCTAAATGTGATGGAGGACTTGAATAAGACTCTGAAGGATGAACTTGAGGCTTATGAAAATTTGTGTTCGTCAGTGGGGATAAAGAGTTCCCCGAGGAAGTCTCCTCGAAAATCGACAGATGACAGTGATCTGTTGAGAGAACATCTGTCAGAAATCCGGGCTCTGAGGATCAAGCTGGAGAAATCGCTCAAAGACAGCGAGAAGCTGAGCCAGAAACTACAGCAGGACATGGAGGAGTCCCATACATCAA ATAACACCactaatgtttacatgtacaccCAACACCAAGCACACATCAACGAACTTCAGAGAGCCATCGACAAACTAAAGGCTCAGTTACGAGAGAAGGAAAACTGCATCACAGAGAAAATCACCATCATCCGAGAAAAAGAAAGGATCATCCACGATTCCAAAACAGTCATCACGGGAAAAGACGAGAAAATCAACGAAATCCTGAAGGAGAAGGAGGAGCTGAAGCTGTCCAATCAGCAGACGTTGGTGGTACAGCAGAGGCGGATCGAGAAGCAGGATGAGACGATGCGACAGCTGAGGGACAAGCTGGAGCTGCAGGTGGAGAGTCTGCATCAACAGGAGTCCAAGCTGAAGGAGCAGTACGAGGTCATCCAGAAACAGGAGCTACAGCTCACTCAG GTACAGGATAAATTATCTGTGAAAGAGTCAACACTGGAAAAGCAGTATGAGCTTCTACATCAGCAGGACCTCCAGATAGACAAGCAGCGAGAGCTGATCAACCAGAAAGACCAGACTTACCGCTCGCTGGAGGAGGAGCTAGAGAGCACCACCGCCAAACTTCAGCAGCTACAGAGGGTTGCCACCACCACCACAGATGAGGAGTCAGCAGAGCAATGGAGGAAGGAGGCCCAGGGCCTGAGAGAGCAGATGGAGAGGCTGGAGAAAACAGTCAGCTCCCAGAACAAGAAGATGAGGCAGCAAGAGCAATGGCTGACCGAGAAGGACAAGACCAACTACAAGCTGCAGCAGATCCGAGACCGGCTGGACGACAATCTGAAGAAATCAGCTAAGGAGATCAAAAG ATTGAAGGAGGAGATGAGAACATTGAGAGATCAAGTCCAGGAAAACAAAGATTTGAATAAGACCCTTAAACTAGAATTGAGTGTGTATGAAAAGCTGGAGAACACAGAAAATCAAG GCTGGAGCAATGGAGATGGGAAAAGCGGTGGCTTTGACATGAGGGAATTCCTGACGGAGATCCGCCATCTTAGAAGTCAGCTGGAGAGGTGTATAGACACGAACAACGAGCTGAGGAAGAAGCTGGAGGAACACCTGGTGGCCAAGAACCAGCGACAGAGAGTTTCCATGACCAACGTGTACTACGCCAAGGACCCAAGCCCCGTCACCTCACAGG gtacagatgcacctgacggACTGCCGAGTACGGAGCAGATGTCAGGTGGATTCAAAGTCCGCCATGAATCAGTGGAAATCATGAGGGGCACTGCTGATCACGACTCTATGAACAGCGTGTCCCAGGATTCCTGTATCAGTGACTGTGCTTCAG GTACTTCATCAAATTTTGGGAAACCTGGATTCGGAATTTCCACCTGGCCGCTGACGGCTGATAACCCCTTGCAGGCCATGAAGAGTAAGTCCAGTCCTGGTGGAACACTTGACAGGGTCGACCTGAGTGTGATGTCCACCAAACTCCACCACTCTGATGGAAACCTCTCCTACCATGTTGACGACCCACCATGTCTTGTGGCTG AAATGACTTCTCATCGGGTGGATTCAGATCTGCGGACTTTGTTTGCCATCGGAAAACTGGACGATTATGAGAAGCTGAAGAAGGAGTGTGGGGAGACTTCTGTCGTACTGAAAGGGATGGAGGCACGCATTCAGGAACGACTGAAGATATTCCGAAACATGTCCCCAAGAGAG